In Acaryochloris marina S15, a single genomic region encodes these proteins:
- a CDS encoding Rieske (2Fe-2S) protein: protein MRWVKVLSESELDQGERQIVKVGKEKILLVNYGGIICAVKNACPHLKAPLNKGKITADGAIVCPLHRSAFDLTTGAPKSWIPWPPGIGKLLGAISKEKPLQVYPTRVEEGDIWVEVAE, encoded by the coding sequence ATGCGTTGGGTTAAGGTTTTGTCGGAAAGCGAACTCGACCAGGGGGAGCGTCAAATCGTTAAAGTTGGGAAAGAAAAGATTCTTCTGGTGAATTATGGTGGAATCATTTGTGCAGTTAAGAATGCTTGCCCACATTTAAAAGCCCCACTCAATAAAGGAAAAATTACTGCAGATGGGGCAATTGTCTGCCCTCTACATCGGAGTGCGTTTGATCTCACCACGGGGGCACCCAAATCTTGGATTCCCTGGCCCCCAGGGATTGGCAAGCTCCTGGGGGCTATCTCCAAGGAAAAGCCATTACAGGTATATCCGACCCGTGTGGAAGAAGGAGATATTTGGGTAGAAGTAGCTGAATAA